The Sulfurimonas sp. HSL-1716 sequence GCACCGCGGAAACCTATCATAGGATTCGCTTCGGAGGGTTCAAAAATCTCTCCGCCAAGCAGTGCCGCGTATTCGTTACTTTTAAAGTCGCTCATTCGCACGACGCAGGGTTTTGGATAGACGGATGACGCTATCGTCGCGACGCCTTCGCTGAGTCTGCGTATAAAATATTCTTTATAATCCGTTTCTCCGCCAACAAGATCTGCGATCTTCTGCTTTGTCGTATCGTCAAGTTTTTGGGGATGCACAAGCGCCATTGGATGGACTTTTATATACTCGTTGATTATGAACTCCATACGAGCAAGACCTATGCCGTCAACGGGAAGGGATGAAAGCGAAAATGCAAGGTCCGGATTGCCCAGATTCATCATGATCTTCGTCTTTGTCTTTGCCAAAGTGCTTAGATCCGTTCTGTGGATTTCATACTCCAAAGCTCCCTCATAAACATAACCGTTCTCACCTTCCGCACAGCTTACCGTAACCTCATCGCCGTTATTTAGCACCTCTGTTGCGTTATCTGCACCTACGATTGCGGGAATACCGAGTTCACGGGAGATTATCGCAGCATGGCAGGTTCTGCCTCCTTTGTTCGTGATTATGGCAGAAGCTATCTTCATGATAGGCTCCCAATCCGGTGTCGTGGTATCGGCGACAAGTATCTCTCCCGCTTTGAATTCGTTAAGCTTGGCAGCACTCTCTATTTTATGAACTCTTCCCGCAGCCAGCTTTCTTCCGACCGCTCTGCCTTCCACCAAGACCTTCGATCTGTTTTTCAAAGTATATGTCTCATAAAAGAGGTTTTTATTTCTGGATTCCACCGTTTCGGGACGCGCCTGGACTATATATATCTCTCCGTCATCCCCGTCTTTTGCCCACTCCATATCCATAGGTTTTGTGTATGAGGCTTTTTTCGAGTAATGATCCTCTATCTTTATCGCATAATCCGCCAAGATCATAACATCGTCGTCGCTGATACAAAAGCGTTCTCTTTCCTCTTTGCCGACTGCGATGTTTTTGGTATATTCAACGGCGATATTATCCATGTTTATCTCATCGTTAAAGACCATTTTGAGCTGTTTCCTGCCGATTCTTCTGTTTAAGACCGTTCGATACCCTGCATTGAATGTCGGTTTGTGGACATAAAAACTGTCCGGATCGATCGTACCCTGAACGACATTTTCACCCAGACCGTAGGCTCCGTTTATAAAAACGACATCGCTAAACCCGCTTTCCGTGTCGATACTAAACATGACTCCGCTGGCAGCTTTGTCGCTGCGTATCATCTTCATAACAGTCACGCTGAGATAAACTTTCAGATAATCAAACCCGTTATCGAACTTGTAATGGATGGAACGGTCTGTAAAATTGGAGGAGAGGCAGCGTTTGTACGCGTCTAAAAGTTCGTCGTCATTGGAGATGTTGAGATAGGTGTCGTTCTGACCGGCAAAGGAAGCTTCGGGGGAATCTTCCGCGGTCGCTGAAGAGCGTACGGCAAGCGAGATATGCTCGCCGTACTCCTCTTTAAGCAGCTTGTATCCCTGTAAGATTTCAGATTTAAGGTCTTCGGGAAGCGTACAGCCGAAAACCAGATCCCTGCATCTTTTACCCCGTTTTTGCAGCTCGTCTACATCATCCGGGTCTATATTATCAAGCTGTTCATGAAGATCTTTGCCGATATCGTTATATTCGAATATATAGTTATATGCTTCGGCGGTCACGGCAAATCCGTTTGGTATTCTCACTCCCTCGGCCGTCAGATTTCGATACATCTCTCCAAGCGAAGCGTTTTTGCCGCCCACCGACGCCACGTCCTCGATACCCAACTCTTTGAAAAACTTGACATATTTAAAAGACATAACCTACTCCTTTTTATGATTAAATAACGGTTCCCCTTTTTTCTCGTACCACTGGGTTATAAACTTCCACGCTTCATCGGCGTTGTCCACGATGTGAAAGATCTCTATATCGCTGTAGGAGATCACTCCCTCTTCACGCAAAAACTCCAGATTGACGGCTCTGTTCCAAAAATATTTCGAGACCAGAACGATCGGGATCGCTGCGGATTTCTGTGTCTGAACAAGCGTCAATATCTCAAAAAGCTCATCGAAGGTTCCAAATCCCCCCGGATATACCACAAGAGCTTTCGCACGGTTTAAAAAGTGAAGTTTTCTGATGGCGAAATAGTGAAACTGAAAACAGAGTTCGGGAGTTATATAGGGATTTGGAAATTGTTCATGAGGAAGATTTATATTCAGCCCTATCGATTTTGCACCGACATCGAACGCACCGCGGTTCGCCGCTTCCATGATGCCCGGTCCGCCGCCGGTAATGATCGTCACCCGGCAGTCGTCCGCACCTTTGCCGCTGCTGCCCACAAGTGAACCGAATCTTCTGGCATCGTCGTAGTACACGCTTTTTTCAAGCATTCTTTGAGCCGTATTCATCTTTGAACGCATCTCTTGGTTCGAAGGGTTTTTATCGAGTTCTTTTTGTATCAGGTTCAACTTTTTCTTCGCGGTTTTGTATTCTATGGTTCTTGCACTTCCAAAGACAGCTATTGTGTGCTCTATGCCAAGCCTGTTCATGACCAGTTCTGCTTTTAGATAATCAAGCTCAAGGCGTATGCCTCTTGCCTCATAGGAGTTCATAAACTCGATATCTTCCAAAGCGATCTTATAACTGTCGCTTCCTATGAGGTTTTTGACCAATTCCTCGGCTTGAGGATCCTCTTTTGTAGATTTAGGATGCCGCCACGGCATAGTCTCGTTGATATGATTGTTTTCATCATTCACGATATGCTCCTAGAATGAACTGAAAGTCATTATACTATTAAAATCGTTTATTATCTTTAAAATGGAGACGTTAAAACAGGAGGTATTACCCCTCTTTTTAAAAGAGGGATGATTTAAAAAAGATCAGAATTGAAACTTGAAGCCTAAATATACGGAATGGTTATAGTTCTTGTTTACCGTCGATCCTGCGACATCATAATTTGTATCTAACGATCTGTACCCAAGAGTGATACGGCCGTTTTGTATGACCTCGGCGTCAAAGTTGACACGGTACTCGAAAAACTTTTCCGCATCGTTCATACATAAGACTTCCGGAGCGTAATAAAGAGCGCCGTCCAGATAAAGAGGCACGACATCCTTTACAGGAAGTTTGTATTCTGCTTCGACTCCCAGAGGAACCGATGTAAAGTCACGATTGCTTCCGTTTATTCTTGCTTTCGTATAGTTCGCCTTTACTCCAAGGCCCATGGACAAACCGTTGTTTGAAACCTCTTTTTGCATCAAAAAGCTTATCTCGTAATAAGCGTTGTCATTGCTGGAAAAGTCGCTGTGGTCTTCATTTCCTTTTAGATATCTTACACCCAAAAAGACCGTATTTGGTTCTACAGTGTCGTTAAACTGGCCCATGTCCAAACGACCGCCAAGCTCTAAATCTTTATCGTTTATATTGATATCAACGCCATGCATAGCAAACGCTGCCGCCACACTCACGCTGAGTAATCCAAGTTTTTTTAACATAATTTGCCTTGTATTTTTTGAATTGTCTTCGTCGTACTTTTGCCGTCGACAAAATCGACTAGTCTTAGTTCACCAGCAAATTCGGTTCCAACCACCTCTTTTCCTTCGTAATCTCCGCCCTTCACCAAGACATCGGGTGCTATCATCTTTATAAGTTCAAAAGGGGTATCTTCCGCAAACAAAACAACATAATCTACAGCCTCCAAAGCAGCCAAAATATAAGCTCTGTCCTCTGCGGTGTTTACGGGGCGGCTCTCTCCTTTTAAGCGTCTGACCGATTCATCCGAATTAAGTCCGACTATGAGTATGTCCCCAAAGCTTTTGGCGATCTCAAGATACTTGACATGTCCTACATGCAAGATATCGAAACAGCCATTTGTAAAAACGACTTTTTTGCCGTTTTGTTTATAACGGGAAACTATCTTGTCTATCTCTTCAAAACTCTTGATGTGCGTGTCCGAACTGCTTTTGTGCAGCGTCGCTTCGTACTCCTCTATCTCATCGAGTGAAACCGTAGCCGAACCGATCTTGCCGACAACGACACCTGCGGCGAGATTGGCGAACTTACAGCTCTCGGCTATATTCTTACCCGCGCTTAACGAGTACGCGATCGAAGCGATAACGGTATCTCCCGCACCGGTGACGTCATAGACCTCTTTTGCGACGGTAGGAAATCTTCTGACCTTCTCTTCGAATATGGCGATACCGTCTTCGCTAAGCGTGATCATAGAGATATCGAGCTCACACTCGATTTTGAGTTTCAACAGTGCTTTTTTTAAGGATTCGTCGCTGTTTATATCTATCTTGGTCGCAAGAGAAGCCTCTTTTTTGTTCGGGGTCAGAAGATGAGCGCCTTTATATTTCGAGTAATCGCTTCCCTTAGGATCGACAAGTACCATTTTGCCGATCTCTTTTGCCATTTTTATGACACCCTGACAAAGAGACGGAGTCAAAACGCCTTTACCGTAATCCGAAAGTATTATCGCGTCATACGACGAAATACTCTTCTTCAAAGAAGCAAGCATTGTAGTTGTCGAGATTTCATCTATAGCGTCTTTACTCTCTTTGTCGTAACGAAGGATCTGCTGCGATACCGCTATAACACGACTCTTCCTACTCGTTTTTCTTCCTGTTTGTAAAACAAGACCGTCTGTCTTCACTCCTATACCTAAAAGCATTGCGGTAAGCTCTTTTCCATTGGAATCGTCACCGATAACACTGCTAACACTTACGTTAGCTCCAAGTGTAACAAGGTTATTGACAACATTTCCTGCACCGCCTAAAACGGTCGTCTCTTTTGCAATATCGACGACTTGCACAGGCGCTTCGGGAGAGATGCGTTCACAACTCCCCCACAGGTAGTGATCAAGCATCAGATCACCGATAACCAAAATGTTCGGTTTTGCTTTTTTTAAGATTTCCATCTATTTTTTCACTTCCGTTTGATATAAACGCTCGATCTCGGAGATATATGCCTTTATCCCGTCTTCAAGCTCATATGCCGGTTCATACCCGAGCCCCTCTTTTGTCTCCGCGATATCCGCCTCCGTGTGAAACTGGTAACGCCCGACAAACGGATTTGGAATATATTCACACTCCAGCGCAGTTCCCATTTCACGCTGCAGGATATCGACGATGGACTGAAAGCTTCTTGCTTTTCCCGTACCGACATTATATATTCCGCTTGCACGGGGTTTCATCGCTTTTATGTTCGCTTGGATCACATCTTCGATATAGATAAAGTCGCGAAGGATCTTGTCGCTTCCCTCAAACAAACGCGGATTTTTCCCGGCAAGTATCTGATGACCGAACTGCAAAACCATGGAAGCCGTCGTATTTTTAAAATACTCTCTGGGACCGTAAACGTTAAAATATCTGAGCCCAACGATCGAAATATCTGTTTTTTTCATATATTCACGACTCAGATAATCCATACTGAGCTTAGAAAATCCGTAAACGTTTTGGGGAGCTTCGCGTCCTACTCGTTGAGGAGAAAGTGCATCGCCGTAAGTCGCAGCGGAAGACGCATAGATCATATTTGCATTATGAAAAACTGCCAGATCGAGCAGATCTTTGTAAGCGTTTACGTTTGTCTTTATCATGAGGTCCTGTTCCAATGCGGTCGTATCCGATATGGCAGCTTCATGAAATATATAATCGAACTTGTAGTTTTTTTTCAGATCCTCTAAAAGTTTCTGGTCGTTGATATCTCCGCTGATTATCTCGCCCGTAAACCCTATCAGATTTTTAAAATGCCCGAAACTTTTCAGGTTTCCGTTTGAAAGGGTCTCTCCGCTTCTAAAACTGTCCACGACGACGACCTTTGCATCGGGGTGGTTATTTTGAAAATAAAATGCTAAATTAGAGCCGATAAACCCGGCTCCGCCGGTGATTAAAATGGTTTTATCTTTTAGTTCGTCATCTATGTATCGCATCTTCACACTCTTTATAATTAATTTAAGCCAAATGATACCAAATCCCTTATTAACACTCATTTAAGAGTTAAAATATTATAATAGCCTCGAAAATTTTATCTTTGGAGAAAAGAATATGAAAAAAATCGTTATCGCTTCTGTAGCTGCTTTAGCTGTTACTTCAAGTCTAATGGCTGCTGCTGTACAAGCTAATAAATGTGCTGGTTGTCATGGTAAAGACTTCGAGAAAAAAGCTCTTGGTCAATCTAAAATCGTTAAAGACATGACTCACGCTGAAATCGCTGCTTCATTAAAAGGTTATAGAGATACTGCAGGTTTCGGTCACAGCCCGGCAAAAGGTGTAATGGCTGGTCAAGTTAAATCTTACACTGATGCAGAATTAGAAGCGTTCTCAAAAACTGTAGGTAAATAATTTTACTCTTTCTATCTAAGATCTTCTTAGATAGAAATCTTCTCCATTAAACTCCACTCTCTTTACTTTTTATCAAGAACTGATTATAATCGTTAAAAAAGATTAGGAGTGTCACATGAAAAAAACTGTCTTCTTACTTTTAGCTATGACGATCTCTCTGCTTGCAGAGGACGGAGCGTCTTTATATGCACAAAACTGTCAAAGCTGTCATGGAAAAAACGGCGAAACCGCGGCACTTAATAAAGCGCTGCCGATAAAAGGATGGGATAAAGCAAAAACCATCGAAGCATTAAATGCATATAAAGCAGGTACTAGAAATACGACCGGACTCGGCAAGATCATGACTCCAAAAGTCGCCACGATGACAGATGCGCAGATTGCGGCCGTTTCTGAATATATAGCTACTTTAAAGTAGCTATATCACTCTGGCGTGTAGTG is a genomic window containing:
- the rfaE1 gene encoding D-glycero-beta-D-manno-heptose-7-phosphate kinase — translated: MEILKKAKPNILVIGDLMLDHYLWGSCERISPEAPVQVVDIAKETTVLGGAGNVVNNLVTLGANVSVSSVIGDDSNGKELTAMLLGIGVKTDGLVLQTGRKTSRKSRVIAVSQQILRYDKESKDAIDEISTTTMLASLKKSISSYDAIILSDYGKGVLTPSLCQGVIKMAKEIGKMVLVDPKGSDYSKYKGAHLLTPNKKEASLATKIDINSDESLKKALLKLKIECELDISMITLSEDGIAIFEEKVRRFPTVAKEVYDVTGAGDTVIASIAYSLSAGKNIAESCKFANLAAGVVVGKIGSATVSLDEIEEYEATLHKSSSDTHIKSFEEIDKIVSRYKQNGKKVVFTNGCFDILHVGHVKYLEIAKSFGDILIVGLNSDESVRRLKGESRPVNTAEDRAYILAALEAVDYVVLFAEDTPFELIKMIAPDVLVKGGDYEGKEVVGTEFAGELRLVDFVDGKSTTKTIQKIQGKLC
- the rfaD gene encoding ADP-glyceromanno-heptose 6-epimerase, whose product is MRYIDDELKDKTILITGGAGFIGSNLAFYFQNNHPDAKVVVVDSFRSGETLSNGNLKSFGHFKNLIGFTGEIISGDINDQKLLEDLKKNYKFDYIFHEAAISDTTALEQDLMIKTNVNAYKDLLDLAVFHNANMIYASSAATYGDALSPQRVGREAPQNVYGFSKLSMDYLSREYMKKTDISIVGLRYFNVYGPREYFKNTTASMVLQFGHQILAGKNPRLFEGSDKILRDFIYIEDVIQANIKAMKPRASGIYNVGTGKARSFQSIVDILQREMGTALECEYIPNPFVGRYQFHTEADIAETKEGLGYEPAYELEDGIKAYISEIERLYQTEVKK
- a CDS encoding c-type cytochrome → MKKIVIASVAALAVTSSLMAAAVQANKCAGCHGKDFEKKALGQSKIVKDMTHAEIAASLKGYRDTAGFGHSPAKGVMAGQVKSYTDAELEAFSKTVGK
- a CDS encoding c-type cytochrome produces the protein MKKTVFLLLAMTISLLAEDGASLYAQNCQSCHGKNGETAALNKALPIKGWDKAKTIEALNAYKAGTRNTTGLGKIMTPKVATMTDAQIAAVSEYIATLK
- a CDS encoding TIGR00730 family Rossman fold protein, which gives rise to MNDENNHINETMPWRHPKSTKEDPQAEELVKNLIGSDSYKIALEDIEFMNSYEARGIRLELDYLKAELVMNRLGIEHTIAVFGSARTIEYKTAKKKLNLIQKELDKNPSNQEMRSKMNTAQRMLEKSVYYDDARRFGSLVGSSGKGADDCRVTIITGGGPGIMEAANRGAFDVGAKSIGLNINLPHEQFPNPYITPELCFQFHYFAIRKLHFLNRAKALVVYPGGFGTFDELFEILTLVQTQKSAAIPIVLVSKYFWNRAVNLEFLREEGVISYSDIEIFHIVDNADEAWKFITQWYEKKGEPLFNHKKE
- the ppsA gene encoding phosphoenolpyruvate synthase, with protein sequence MSFKYVKFFKELGIEDVASVGGKNASLGEMYRNLTAEGVRIPNGFAVTAEAYNYIFEYNDIGKDLHEQLDNIDPDDVDELQKRGKRCRDLVFGCTLPEDLKSEILQGYKLLKEEYGEHISLAVRSSATAEDSPEASFAGQNDTYLNISNDDELLDAYKRCLSSNFTDRSIHYKFDNGFDYLKVYLSVTVMKMIRSDKAASGVMFSIDTESGFSDVVFINGAYGLGENVVQGTIDPDSFYVHKPTFNAGYRTVLNRRIGRKQLKMVFNDEINMDNIAVEYTKNIAVGKEERERFCISDDDVMILADYAIKIEDHYSKKASYTKPMDMEWAKDGDDGEIYIVQARPETVESRNKNLFYETYTLKNRSKVLVEGRAVGRKLAAGRVHKIESAAKLNEFKAGEILVADTTTPDWEPIMKIASAIITNKGGRTCHAAIISRELGIPAIVGADNATEVLNNGDEVTVSCAEGENGYVYEGALEYEIHRTDLSTLAKTKTKIMMNLGNPDLAFSLSSLPVDGIGLARMEFIINEYIKVHPMALVHPQKLDDTTKQKIADLVGGETDYKEYFIRRLSEGVATIASSVYPKPCVVRMSDFKSNEYAALLGGEIFEPSEANPMIGFRGASRYAHPAYEEGFGLECEAMKRVRDVMGFTNVILMIPFCRRVKEGKAVLDTMSKYGLVRGENGLEVYVMCEIPNNVILIDEFSKIFDGFSIGSNDLTQLTLGVDRDSEIVAFDYEERDEGVKKMIAMAVKGAKRNGRHSGICGQAPSDYPEMAEFLVSLGIDSMSLNPDSVIKTIQNIVELEKERKD